DNA sequence from the Streptomyces sp. NBC_01497 genome:
AGCTCGCGTCGCCCCTCAAGGTTCGGCGGCCCGGTTGCCGGAAGTCAGAAGGAGCGGGAGCAGGAGGAGCCGGAAGGGTGGGGAGATCCGGAACGGCGTCGGCCGCACGGTCGGCCGCCGGTCCGCCCGGGCGTCCCCGACTTCGTACGGCGAAGCGCGCCCGGGGTGACGCCGGGGAGATCAGACCGCTGCCGGCTCCAGGGCGACCCGCACCTTGATCCGCTTGCCGACGGGCTCCCGCCGTACGTCGAAGCCGTCGCAGAGCGCCATGACGATCTCCAGGCCGTGCTGGCCGATGCGGCCCGGCTCCGCCGCGCGTGCCACCGGCAGGGTCCCGTCGCTGTCCCACACCGCGATCTCCAGTTGGTCGCCGATCAGTTCGCAGTCCAGGAGGCAGGGCCCCGGCGCGTACTTGCAGGCGTTGGTCACCAGCTCGCTGACGACCAGCTGGGCCGTCCCGATCGTTCGCGACGACACGGGGATGCCGTGCACGCGGCTGAGATCCGCCAGGTAACCGGAGGCGAAACCCCGGGCCGCGGCGATCGACTCCGGCTCGCCGTCGTACACGGCGCTGACCCGTGGACAGGCTCCCGGCGTCCCGGCAGCTCCGGTGCCGTCCTGCCCGCCGCCGTGTCCCGTCATCTGCTCCATGTGCTTCTCTCCCCCGCGCCCGTTCGATCCCACGATGATCCATCGCATACCCGCTCCAGCCCGCTCCACGCCTACGGCATCGGGACGAACGCCCCGGACGGCACACCGCCCCGGCAGCGGCGGCACGGTGGGGCAGGCCTTTCCGCCGGCGCCGACGACCCGTCCCCGTCCCCGTCCCCGTCCCCGTCCCCGTCCCCGTCCCCGTCCCCGAAGAGTGAACCTGCCGATGCCCCCGGAGCGCCTGGAGTGCCCGTTCCCTCCACGGACCCGGCCTGCGACGGGCCCGGCGTACGGGGCCGGCCATGCGGAATCCGGGCCGCCGCACCCGGAGCACGCGGTGCGCGGCCGGTGAGCACGCCACGACCGGCGTCCCACCCCTCGCTTCCCGGCCGATAGCGTGCACCGCGTGATGAGATTCCGGCGTTCCGCCTCCGCCGACCCCGCCCGTACGGACGCGACGCCGGCCTCCCCGCCCGGCTCCCGGGGCTGCCAGGCACCCGCGGGCGGCGCCGGCGAGAGCATCGACGACCTGATGGTCCAGATCGCCGAGGGGAGCGAGACGGCCCTCGCCCGGCTCTACGACCTCACCGCGGGCCTCGTGCTCGCCATGGCGGGCACCGCCGTCTCGTCGGAGCCATCAGCCGAGGCGTACCTGACGCGTGCCTACCGGGCAGTGTGGAAGGCGGCACCGCGGTACCGTCCGGGTCCGCACGCCCTGGCCTGGGTGCTCCACCGCGCCGTCGCCGTCCAGCCGTGAGTCATCGCTTCCGGGCGACCGCGCCGGCCGGTCGCCGGGCCGTGCCGGGGCTTTCGCCCTCCGCGCCGACCCGCAGAGCGCCGCGTCCCGCACGACCACGCCCCTCCGCCGCGCGGGACGCACGCGCGGATGCCTCCACGGTCTGAGGGCGCCTACGCCACCCGGGGGTCTCGCGTGGTCCGCGGGCCCGGCCCGGCCGAGTCCCTGGCCTGTGCGGGTCCGTGGTCGAGGAAGGGTGTCGACCGTTCCCGGCCGCGTGGAATGAACCCGGGAGCGGGACGGTTCGCAGTCTCGGGAAGTGTGGAGGCATGGCCATGCATGGTGAGTACAAAGTGCCCGGCGGGAAGCTCGTCGTCGTGGATCTCGACACCGAGGGCGGTGTGTTGCGGCGGGTGCGCGTCGCCGGTGACTTCTTCCTGGAACCCGACGACGCGCTGGGCGCCATCGACGCCGCGCTGGAGGGCGCTCCCGCCGACACCGACGCGGCGGGGCTCACCGCCCGGATCGATGCCGCGCTGCCGGCCGGCACCACCATGCTCGGGCTCACGACCGAGGGCGTCGCCGTCGCCGTACGCCGGGCCCTCGCGCAGGCCACCGAGTGGCGCGACTACGACTGGCAGCTCATCCATGAGGCGCCCCAACCACCGGCCCTCCACATGGCGCTGGACGAGGTGATCACCGCCGAGGTCGCGACCGGGCGCAGACCGCCCACCCTGCGGGTGTGGGAGTGGGCGGCGCCCGCGGTCATCATCGGCAGCTTCCAGTCGCTGCGCAACGAGGTCGATCCCGAGGGGGCGGAACGCCACGGCATCACGGTGGTGCGGCGCGTCTCCGGTGGCGGCGCCATGTTCGTGGAGCCGGGAAACACCATCACGTACTCGCTGTCCGTACCCGAGGCATTGGTCAAGGGCCTCTCGTTCGCGGACAGTTACGCCTATCTGGACGACTGGGTGCTCGGCGCTCTCGGGGACATGGGGATCAACGCCTGGTACCAGCCGCTCAACGACATCGCCACCGACGTCGGGAAGATCGCGGGCGCCGCGCAGAAGCGCGTCGTGGAGGGGCAGGGCGCGGTCCTGCACCATGTGACGATGGCGTACGACATCGACGCCGAGAAGATGACCGACGTCCTGCGCATCGGGCGGGAGAAGCTCTCCGACAAGGGAACGCGCAGCGCCAAGAAGCGCGTGGACCCGCTTCGACGCCAGACCGGCCTGCCGCGCGAGACGGTCATCGACCGCATGATCGAATCGTTCGGGAGCCGGTACGGGCTGACCGCCGGCCGGGTGTCCGCCGGGGAACTCGCCCGCGCGGAGGAGCTCGTACGCACGAAGTTCAGCAGGCCGGAATGGCTTGCGCGCGTCCCCTGAACACCCGTGCGAGCGCCGCGTGTCCGGGTCTCGACGCCGCCCGGAAGATCCCCGGCAACAGTCGGGCGCCGGTGACACCCCCGTACTGACGGCGCGGCACACCACCGACGGCTGTGTCTGTGTCTGTGTCTGTGTCTGTGTCTGTGTCTCGCGAGGGTTCACGCGGTGTGTGCCGCCGCACGACCGGCGCCCCGGCCCCATGAAGGGCCGGGGCGCCGGCATCGCGCACGGGAGGGAGTGTGACGGACGGGGCGTACAGCGGGCGCGGCCTGCACCTCCGCACCCACGCCGGGCCCCGCCGGGCTACGCCCCCGGCCCGGGCGATCCGGCCGTCAGACCCGCACGGTCGGGTTGTACGAGGTGAACCAGGTGTCCAGGTCCAGCGCCCGCTCCAGCACCGCGCGCTGCTGCTGTGTGATGTCCTCGGGCGCCGCGGTGGTGGCCGCCCTCAGCGCCTCCTTGTTGAGCAGGTCCGCCGCCGGGCGCCGCCCGCTGACGACCTCGGCCGCCTGGTCCTGGATGGCGGTGACATAGCTCGGGTCGAACGTGCCCGGGTACCCGCTCTTCTTGCGGTTCGCCACCGACTCCGGCAGCAGTTCCCTGGTCGCCGCGCGCAGCAGGCTCTTCTCCCGGCCGTCGAACGTCTTCATCGACCAGGGGGTGTTGAAGACGTACTGCACGAGGCGGTGGTCGCAGAACGGCACCCGCACCTCCAGACCCACCGCCATGCTCATCCGGTCCTTGCGGTCAAGCAGCATCTGCACCATGCGGGTCAGATGGAGGTGGCTGACGACGCGCATCCGCGCGTCCAGACCCGTCTCACCGTCCAGCAGCGGGGTCTCGGCGACAGCCGTACGGTAGCCGTCCGCTATGTATCCGCCGAGGTCGAGCACGGGGGCGAGGTCGTCGCTGACCTGCCCGGCCGATCCGCCGATGGACGGAGCGCCCGCCATCCACGGGAACGTCTCGGCGTGGCGCCGGTCGTCGTGGAACCACGGATACCCGCCGAACACCTCGTCCGCCGACTCGCCGGAGAGCGCGACGGTGGAGTGTTTGCGCACGGCCGCGAACAGCAGGTACAGCGAGTTGTCCCGGTCGCCTATCCCCATGGGCAGGTCGCGTGCGCCGACGGCCGCCCTGCGGACGGCGGGAGCCGACAGCGCGGTGCCGTCGAGGATGATGTCCTCGTGGGCGTTGCCGAGGTGTTCGGCGACGGCGTGCACGAACGGGGTGTCCTGCGTCGGCGCGATGTCGATCGCCTGGAAGTGCTTCTCCTGGTCGGGGAAGTCGACGGCGAAGCTGCGCACGGTCTCGCCCTGCGGCGCCAGGTGCATCGCGGCGAGCGCGGTCAGCGCCGAAGAGTCGAGCCCCCCGGAGAGCAGGGTGCACCGCGGCACGTCCGCGACGAGCTGCCGCTTGACGATGTCGTCCAGCAACTCCCGTACGTGCGCCACGGTCTGCTCGCGGCTGTCGGTGTGCGGCTCGGAGCGCAGCTGCCAGTACGTACGGCGGCGCAGCCCGTTCCTGTCGAGGGTGATGATCTCGCCGGGCCTGACCTCCGCCATGCCCTCCCACACCGCCACACCGGGGGTCTTGGCGAAGGAGAACAGCTCGCGCAGCCCGTCGAGGCCGACGACCGGCCGCGCCAGCGGGTTGGCCAGGATGGCCTTGGGCTCGGAGCCGAAAAGGACACCGTCGTCCGTCTCGTAGTAGTAGAACGGCTTGATCCCCATCCGGTCGCGGATCATCACGAGCCGTTCGGTGCGCGCGTCCCAGATTGCGAACGCGTACATGCCGTTGAGGCGGTCGACGAGCGCGTCGCCCCATTCGAGGTAGCCGTGGAGCACGACCTCGGTGTCCGAGTCGGTGTCGAACCGGTGGCCCGCGCGGCGCAGTTCCTCGCGGAGTTCGGTGTAGTTGTACGCCTCTCCCGAGTAGACCATCGAGACGTCGCCCTCGGGCGTCCCGACCGTCATCGGCTGCGCGCCGCCCGGGAGATCGATGACCGCGAGCCGCCGGTGGCCGAGGGCCGCGTGGTGGTCGAGCCAGGCGCCCGCCGCGTCAGGGCCGCGGCAGGACATGGTCTCGGTCATCGCTTCGACGTCCTGCCGGTGGAGCGTCAGGTCGCGCTGGTACGCGACCCATCCGGTGATGCCACACATGGTGGTCCTCATTCCTGTCGCAAAGGTTGCCTTGGCAAACCACTTCCCATCTCACTCGCCCGTGCACACCTGTACGGCACACCCATCGGCGTGGGGTTTCTAACAGCAAAGGTCTGGTCAGGAGAGGTTGGCCGACCGACCGGCGCGGGTAAGCGAACCGGCACCGTGCGTCACCGGGCGCACCCCTTGAGGACTCCACCGGACCCGCGGGCGACGGCGGGTGACACGAGCAGCGACCGGCGCCCCCGGCCCAGTACTCCGGGGAACGCCGTCGGACGCGGGGCGCGGGAGCGGAGGCGACACCCGCCGTTCCCGCGCGGTGCGGGGCCGCCCACCGCAGGGCGTCCGCAGGGTCCTCAGCGCAGCGCGGGGATGACCTGCTCCCCGTAGACCTCGATCACGGCCTCCTTCGCGTCGTGCATCGCGTACACCGCGAACTGGTCGACACCCAGGTCCCGCAGCGCGCGCAGCTTCGCCACGTGGGCCGCCACGTCGCCCAGGACGCAGAAGCGGTCCACGATGTCGTCGGGCACGAAGTCGGTCGACGGGTTCCCGGCCCGGCCGTGGTGCGCGTAGTCGTAGCCCTGCCGGCGCCCGATGTAGTCCGTGAGCGCGGCCGGGACGACGTCGGAGTGGGCGCCGTAGCGCGCGACGAGGTCCGCGACATGGTTGCCGACCATGCCGCCGAACCAGCGGCACTGCTCGCGCGCGTGCGCCAGGTCGTCGCCCACGTACGCGGGCGCCGCCACGCACACCGTGAGCGCGGCCGGATCACGTCCCGCCTCGGCGGCGGCCGTCCGGGCGGCCTTGATCATCCACTCCGTCAGATACGGGTCGGCGAGTTGCAGGATCAGCCCGTCGGCGACCCGCCCCGCGAGCGCGAGCGCCTTCGGGCCGTACGCCCCCATCCAGACCGGCAGACGGCCCTCGCGCACCCAGGGAAGGCGCAGCGGACGTCCGTCGACCAGGGCCTCCCTGCCCTCCGCGAGATCCCGGATCACTCCGATCGCCTCGCCGAGCCGGGCCAGGGTGTTCGGGGCGCGGCCCGCGACCCGCATCGCGGAGTCGCCCCGGCCGATGCCGCACACCGTCCTGTTGCCGTACATCTCGTTGAGCGTCGCGAACGTGGAGGCCGTGACCTCCCAGGTACGCGTCCCGGGATTGGTCACCATCGGCCCCACGACCAGCCGGTCCGTCTCCGCGAGAACCCGGCTGTGGATGACGAAGGGCTCCTGCCACAGCACCGCCGAGTCGAAGGTCCAGCCGTGGCGGAACCCGGCCGACTCCGCGCGGCGCATCAGGTCCACGACCGCGCTCGCCGGTGGGTCCGTCTGCAGGACAAGTCCGAATTCCATCGGCCGTTCCTCCTGGGGTGCGGGGCGGCCGGCCCACGGAGCCGGCGGACGCGTGGGCGACGTGGGCGGGCCGGACGTCGGTGGACAGGGAGCGAACGGGGCGGCGGTGGGTGGCCGGAGGTACGGGCGTCTCCCGTCGGTACGTATCACCCGCGGCGCGTGCGTTGAGTGAACTCTCCCCCTTCGGCGGCGGTTTCCTGCCGTGACAGGACCGTCTCCCCCCGGCCGTCAGCCGTTTGCCCTCGTGCGCGCCGGGCAGCCCCGGCGCGCGTTCGTTGCCCCGCCACCGAACGGGCCATGAGCGGCGCGCGGGTCGTGGGTGCCGGTCATGGGTGCGGGCCGGCCGTACGGGAGGGGCCGCACCGTCACCGGGCGTGCCGCCGGTCCCTCCGGCGAAGGCGCCCCGGTCCGGCTCCTTGCGGCCAGTGAAGCAGAGGGGCACTCGTCCGTCACCACCGCGTGAGCGCGCGAAGACCGTCGCCCCCGGCCCCCGGGTACGGCATCGCACGCGCGGGGGAACAGGGCCCGCACGGCGCACGGCCGGACCGGCGGGCAAACGGATCGGTGGACAGCGCATCGGGGACAGCCGCAGGGGTGGCGCGACCCGCCGGCTCGGCAGCCGGACCGGTGGCTCGGCGCACCCCGCCCGGCGCCCGACCCGGGGCAGCCGGGTCGGAGGGCGCCCTCCCCAAGGGGCCGCCGGAGCGGGAACCGCGCGGCCGGAGGGCGCCGGCACCGGGGCGTCGCCGACCTGCCGAGCACCAGGAGCCGTGAGACGGTGGGGGTGCCGCGGGGCGGGACGCACCGTGCCGCACAGGTCCGTGGCGCGGGGCACGGGCGAGGTGTCGCACGGGCGGGCGAGCCCGGACCCGGTCCGCCCGGCGTAGGCCGCGATTCCGGCCCGGGCGAGCCCTGCCCGGTCGCACCCGCAGCATCCTCACCCCGGAGGAGTCCGCATGAGGGCACTGGAAGTAATCGGATTCTCGCTCGCCGTGACCGCCATCGTCGTCCTGCTCTTCCTGTTCATGGTCGGCGGGCCCACGTACCGGCGGCGGACGCCGAAGGGCGACGGGAGCGACAAGTAGGACGGCCCCGGGTCGAGGCGCGCCGAGGTCGCGGCCCCGGGGCGCGGACTGCTCCCGTGCGGCATCCCGTCGAGCCGGCGCGCCCGTGCCGCGTCGGACACCGGCCGCGCTCGCCTCGGTGCTCCCGGGCTCGGCGTATCCACCTCGACGACCTCACGGCGCGTCCCTGTCCCCGCCATACCGTTCCGGGGCGCGGGGGTGGGCGTGGACACGCGGCGGGCCGGGACGCCGACCTTCGCCGGCGCCCGCGACCCCGTTGCTTCCATCATGGAAGTGTCGTAATCTGACCATCGGCCAGAGCGGGAGGACGACGAGATGCGCCGTGGCGCGGCCGCCAGGCCCGCGCGCCTCACCCTCCCCCGGCCACCCGGTCCCCATCGGTGCCCCGGCCCGTCCCGTGCCGTCCAGGCACCGCTCACGGCATGCCGTTCCTCCGGCCATCGCCAGAGGGCGCCTCGGTGACGGCAGGCAGATCCCCGCAAGAAGCTCCCGGGCCTCACGGCCTCACGAGTGATCAGTTTCCAGCCGAACCGCCGAAGGTACGCACCGTGACGACATCCGACTTCACCTACAAGAGCGCGACCGAACTCGTGGCGGCCATGAACTCCCGGGAGGCCTCCGCCGTCGAACTCGCGGAGCAGGCCATCGCCCGCATCGAGCGGCACGACGGCGCCCTCAACGCCGTGTGCGTCCGGGACTTCGACCGCGCCCTCCTCGCGGCGCGCGAGGCCGACCGCTCCCGGGCCGGGGGCGACGACCGGCCGCTGCTGGGTGTGCCCATGACCGTCAAGGAGTCCTTCAACGTTGCCGGACTGCCCACGACCTGGGGCATTCCCCCTTTCAGGGACTTCGTGCCGGCCGAGGACGCGGTCGCCGTGGCCCGCCTCAAGAGCGCCGGCGCCTGGTCCTCGGCAAGACCAACGTGCCCTTCGCACTGGGCGACCTGCAGACCTACAACGCCCTCTACGGGACGACGAACAACCCCTACGCCCCCGACAGGACCCCGGGCGGCTCGTCCGGTGGATCGGCCGCCGCCCTCGCCGCGGGATACGGCGCGCTGTCCCTCGGCTCCGACATCGCGGGATCGCTGCGCGTACCGGCCCACTTCTGCGGGGTGTACGCGCACAAGTCGTCCTTCGGCCTGCTGCCCTCGCGCGGCCACACCACCCCGCCGGCCCCGCCTCTCGCCTTCGAACGCGATCTCACCGTCATCGGCCCGATGGCACGCAGCGCCACCGATCTCGCGCTCGCCCTGCGCCTGTTGGCCGACCCCGACGACACCGCGCTGGGCATCGCCCACCGTCTCGCGCTGCGGCCGCCGCGCCACGAGGACCTGGCGAGCCACCGCGTGCTCGTCCTCGACAGCCACCCGCTGATCCCGACGTCGGACAGCGTGCGCGGCGCGGTCGACAGGGTGGCACGGGCGTTGTCGGAGGCCGGGGCGACGGTGGCACGTCACAGCCCGCTGCTGCCCGACCCGACCGAGGCCGCGCGCCTGTACATGCGGCTACTGCTGTCCGTCGTGGCCTCCGGCTATCCGGCCGAGACGTACGAGCGCGTCCGCGACGAGGCAGCCGGACTCGACCCGGACGACCTCGGCCTCGCCGCCGAGCGGACGCGGGGGTCGGTGCTCAGTCACCGGGACTGGATCGCCGCGGACGCCCTGCGCGTGCGGCACCGGGACCAGTGGCGCGAACTGTTCACGGCCTTCGACATCGTCCTGTGCCCCGCGGCGCCCACCCCCGCGTTCCCGCACGACCAGAGCCAGGACCAGTGGCGGCGCCGCGTCGTGATCGACGGCGAGCCGCACTCCTACGCCGATCAGCTCGTCTGGTCCGGGGTCGCGACGACGCCGGGCCTGCCGGCCACCGTGGCGCCCGTCGGCCTGTCCGGGGAGGGCCTGCCCCTCGGCGTTCAGCTCATCGGCCCGCTCTTCGAGGACCTCACTCCGATCCGCTTCGCCGAACTGCTCGCCCGGGAAGTCGGCGGCTTCACCCCTGCCCCGCTCGCCTGACCGGGACGGCCCCGCCCGGACCGGTGGACCGGCCGGTCCCGGAGACCCGAACGCCCCTGCGGGGCCGAGCCGGAGGCCGCTGGTCCCTCCGGGGCCGTCGTCGTGTCCAGGGGTGGGTTCAGGTGCCCAGGCGTGGGTTCACCCGCCCGGATCGACGCCCACCGTCCCGGCCACCCAGGGCCGCACCCGCACCGGCCGCTTCGCAGCACTTCGCCCCGCCTGGCTGCTCGCTCGGCGGGGCGAAGTGGTCAAGGGCCCGCATCAGCCGACGGCGTCGGGCCGATTCGGACGGGGCCGTGCCGCTCGTCGCGGCGGCCGGGTCCCGCCGGTGCGCGGCGGGACCCGGACCGGACACGACGGGCCGTCAGTGCAGCAGCTCCACCTCCGCGAGGCT
Encoded proteins:
- a CDS encoding ATP-binding protein, whose amino-acid sequence is MRWIIVGSNGRGGEKHMEQMTGHGGGQDGTGAAGTPGACPRVSAVYDGEPESIAAARGFASGYLADLSRVHGIPVSSRTIGTAQLVVSELVTNACKYAPGPCLLDCELIGDQLEIAVWDSDGTLPVARAAEPGRIGQHGLEIVMALCDGFDVRREPVGKRIKVRVALEPAAV
- a CDS encoding lipoate--protein ligase family protein, encoding MHGEYKVPGGKLVVVDLDTEGGVLRRVRVAGDFFLEPDDALGAIDAALEGAPADTDAAGLTARIDAALPAGTTMLGLTTEGVAVAVRRALAQATEWRDYDWQLIHEAPQPPALHMALDEVITAEVATGRRPPTLRVWEWAAPAVIIGSFQSLRNEVDPEGAERHGITVVRRVSGGGAMFVEPGNTITYSLSVPEALVKGLSFADSYAYLDDWVLGALGDMGINAWYQPLNDIATDVGKIAGAAQKRVVEGQGAVLHHVTMAYDIDAEKMTDVLRIGREKLSDKGTRSAKKRVDPLRRQTGLPRETVIDRMIESFGSRYGLTAGRVSAGELARAEELVRTKFSRPEWLARVP
- the asnB gene encoding asparagine synthase (glutamine-hydrolyzing), translating into MCGITGWVAYQRDLTLHRQDVEAMTETMSCRGPDAAGAWLDHHAALGHRRLAVIDLPGGAQPMTVGTPEGDVSMVYSGEAYNYTELREELRRAGHRFDTDSDTEVVLHGYLEWGDALVDRLNGMYAFAIWDARTERLVMIRDRMGIKPFYYYETDDGVLFGSEPKAILANPLARPVVGLDGLRELFSFAKTPGVAVWEGMAEVRPGEIITLDRNGLRRRTYWQLRSEPHTDSREQTVAHVRELLDDIVKRQLVADVPRCTLLSGGLDSSALTALAAMHLAPQGETVRSFAVDFPDQEKHFQAIDIAPTQDTPFVHAVAEHLGNAHEDIILDGTALSAPAVRRAAVGARDLPMGIGDRDNSLYLLFAAVRKHSTVALSGESADEVFGGYPWFHDDRRHAETFPWMAGAPSIGGSAGQVSDDLAPVLDLGGYIADGYRTAVAETPLLDGETGLDARMRVVSHLHLTRMVQMLLDRKDRMSMAVGLEVRVPFCDHRLVQYVFNTPWSMKTFDGREKSLLRAATRELLPESVANRKKSGYPGTFDPSYVTAIQDQAAEVVSGRRPAADLLNKEALRAATTAAPEDITQQQRAVLERALDLDTWFTSYNPTVRV
- a CDS encoding TIGR03842 family LLM class F420-dependent oxidoreductase, whose product is MEFGLVLQTDPPASAVVDLMRRAESAGFRHGWTFDSAVLWQEPFVIHSRVLAETDRLVVGPMVTNPGTRTWEVTASTFATLNEMYGNRTVCGIGRGDSAMRVAGRAPNTLARLGEAIGVIRDLAEGREALVDGRPLRLPWVREGRLPVWMGAYGPKALALAGRVADGLILQLADPYLTEWMIKAARTAAAEAGRDPAALTVCVAAPAYVGDDLAHAREQCRWFGGMVGNHVADLVARYGAHSDVVPAALTDYIGRRQGYDYAHHGRAGNPSTDFVPDDIVDRFCVLGDVAAHVAKLRALRDLGVDQFAVYAMHDAKEAVIEVYGEQVIPALR